From the Selenomonas timonae genome, one window contains:
- a CDS encoding MTAP family purine nucleoside phosphorylase → MAEQQVPAAGYAIIGGSGTLSSDFPRASMADDVEILADGLHFATPYGESPAFRLFSVAGRRVLTCRMHGWRSGVTRADASRQVFWVLRDAGVRRILSEGGVGTVNPLLDPRDFLIPNDYLDLSVRKDVMLDGRYLLVMRDALCSELRTTLVAETKKRYTGRIFDRGIYAVTDGRHFESPAEIAMLKGHADIVGQSLAPEVYLAREIGACYAGLYFVVNYGEGIRPWSHDTLSQIFYDDAPMIGDILLATIRSVPAEESACECRSLRKETLLKDVYNAESDKG, encoded by the coding sequence ATGGCAGAGCAACAGGTTCCTGCGGCGGGATATGCCATCATCGGCGGCTCGGGGACGCTGTCGAGCGACTTCCCGCGTGCCTCGATGGCGGACGATGTGGAGATCCTCGCAGATGGGCTGCACTTTGCGACACCGTACGGCGAGAGTCCCGCATTCCGCCTGTTCTCCGTCGCGGGGCGGCGCGTGCTGACCTGTCGTATGCACGGCTGGCGCAGCGGTGTGACGCGCGCGGACGCATCGCGGCAGGTGTTCTGGGTGCTGCGAGACGCGGGCGTGCGGCGCATCCTTTCCGAGGGCGGCGTGGGGACTGTGAATCCCCTGCTCGATCCGCGTGACTTCCTCATCCCCAACGACTATCTCGACCTCTCCGTACGCAAGGATGTCATGCTCGACGGACGCTATCTGCTCGTGATGCGCGACGCACTCTGCTCGGAACTTCGCACGACGCTCGTTGCGGAGACAAAGAAACGCTATACGGGGCGCATCTTTGACCGAGGCATCTACGCCGTCACAGATGGGCGGCATTTCGAGAGTCCCGCCGAGATCGCCATGCTGAAGGGGCACGCGGACATCGTCGGGCAGAGCCTTGCACCCGAGGTCTATCTCGCACGTGAGATCGGCGCGTGCTATGCGGGGCTGTACTTCGTCGTCAACTATGGCGAGGGTATCCGCCCGTGGTCGCACGATACACTCTCACAGATTTTCTACGACGATGCGCCCATGATCGGCGACATCCTGCTCGCCACCATCCGCAGCGTCCCCGCCGAGGAGAGCGCGTGCGAATGCCGCAGCCTGCGCAAAGAGACACTGCTCAAGGATGTCTACAATGCAGAGTCGGATAAGGGTTGA
- a CDS encoding MATE family efflux transporter, with protein MPQLSQPITYRTLLAFAVPMIVSQLFMNVNFIVDGFFVAHAVGTDGLSAINIVMPFIPLTIVLATMLGTGGSALVAAQLGAGENRHARENFSLLVLVCVILSTMIAVLGMTFLHPILYFFGADDALYPLCEVYAVPLFVSTPLTMAGLILDIFLVAAGQPRLAMLSSFVGGIVNMVLDYLLLFILGWGLEGASIATATGYSISAFVGLYYFSIHRRGTLRFVRPVWRLRAVLSAMGNGSSEMVMQLSMSLIMIVMNNTMMRLAGADGVAAIAISEYISGLLTAIYMGYAEGVAPLASFNYGKRDTHALRGILRRSLTLIAAFSLFTTALSILIAAPITGIFAAEGTHVYELAVHGFRIHAIAFLFLGFSMYGSSLFTALGDGRTSALLSVWDTLVCLLGFLLLLPHIFGVGGVFMATPAADFLGASLTFLLLWQKWKQYGYL; from the coding sequence ATGCCGCAGCTATCCCAGCCCATCACCTACCGCACACTGCTCGCGTTTGCCGTGCCGATGATCGTGTCTCAACTCTTTATGAATGTGAACTTCATCGTCGACGGCTTCTTTGTGGCGCACGCCGTCGGGACGGACGGGCTGTCGGCGATCAACATCGTCATGCCGTTCATCCCGCTCACGATTGTGCTTGCAACCATGCTTGGCACGGGCGGGAGTGCGCTCGTTGCAGCACAGCTCGGCGCGGGCGAAAATCGCCATGCACGCGAAAATTTCTCCCTGCTCGTCCTCGTCTGCGTCATTCTCAGCACGATGATTGCCGTGCTCGGCATGACCTTCCTGCACCCGATTCTCTATTTCTTTGGCGCGGACGATGCCCTCTATCCGCTCTGCGAAGTGTACGCCGTACCTCTCTTCGTCTCGACACCGCTCACAATGGCGGGGCTGATCCTCGACATCTTCCTCGTTGCGGCGGGACAGCCGCGTCTCGCGATGCTCTCCTCCTTCGTCGGCGGCATCGTCAACATGGTGCTCGATTACCTCCTCCTCTTTATCCTCGGCTGGGGGCTGGAGGGAGCATCCATCGCCACAGCAACGGGCTACTCCATCTCCGCATTCGTAGGACTTTACTACTTCTCCATTCATCGGCGCGGCACACTGCGGTTCGTACGTCCCGTCTGGCGGCTGCGTGCCGTCCTCTCCGCGATGGGCAACGGCTCAAGCGAGATGGTGATGCAGCTCTCGATGAGCCTCATCATGATCGTCATGAACAACACGATGATGCGTCTGGCGGGCGCGGACGGTGTGGCGGCAATCGCCATCTCGGAGTACATCTCCGGTCTGCTTACCGCCATTTACATGGGCTACGCCGAGGGCGTCGCACCTCTGGCGAGCTTCAACTACGGCAAACGTGACACGCACGCCCTGCGTGGAATTCTGCGCCGCAGTCTCACACTCATCGCCGCATTCTCCCTCTTTACCACCGCCCTCAGCATCCTCATCGCCGCGCCGATCACAGGCATCTTCGCCGCCGAGGGCACGCACGTCTACGAACTCGCCGTACACGGCTTCCGCATCCACGCGATCGCCTTCCTCTTCCTCGGATTCAGCATGTACGGCTCGTCGCTTTTCACCGCACTCGGCGACGGGCGCACCTCTGCCCTGCTCTCCGTCTGGGACACACTCGTCTGTCTGCTCGGCTTCCTGCTCCTCCTGCCGCACATCTTCGGTGTGGGCGGCGTATTCATGGCGACGCCTGCCGCAGACTTCCTCGGCGCATCGCTCACCTTCCTGCTCCTTTGGCAGAAGTGGAAGCAATACGGATATCTGTAG
- the mqnC gene encoding cyclic dehypoxanthinyl futalosine synthase codes for MRLSEREAADLLTSGDPIDLGRAADAERRRRFGDTVTFIVDRNINYTNICVNECRFCAFYTKVGAEDGYLLPMEEILAKVGETAAAGGTQVMIQGGIHPDLPLSYYENMLRAIRDRYPSIVIHSFTATEILYFAEKEGITIEDTLRRLQDAGLASLPGGGAEILVDRVRRLIAPKKIMTEDWLRVMRTAHKIGMESTATMVIGFGETMAERVEHMEHIRRLQEETGGFRAFITWTFQPGNTALGGEKTSSWDYMRTLAVTRLYMDNVAHIQGSWVTQGERIGQLTLGFGADDLGSIMLEENVVRAAGTRYNMSIKKMIDLIRGAGREPAQRDTRYRVIRRF; via the coding sequence ATGAGACTTTCGGAGCGGGAGGCGGCAGACCTCCTCACGAGCGGCGACCCCATCGACCTCGGACGCGCGGCGGACGCGGAGCGGCGGCGGCGGTTCGGCGATACGGTGACGTTCATCGTTGACCGCAACATCAACTACACGAATATCTGCGTGAACGAATGCCGTTTCTGTGCGTTCTATACAAAGGTGGGCGCGGAGGATGGCTACCTCCTGCCGATGGAGGAGATTCTCGCGAAGGTCGGCGAGACGGCGGCAGCGGGCGGCACGCAGGTCATGATCCAGGGCGGCATTCATCCCGATCTGCCGCTTTCCTACTATGAGAATATGCTGCGTGCGATCCGCGATCGCTATCCTTCCATCGTGATCCACTCCTTTACGGCGACGGAGATTCTGTACTTTGCCGAAAAGGAGGGCATTACGATTGAGGACACGCTGCGGCGGCTGCAGGATGCGGGGCTTGCCTCGCTCCCCGGCGGCGGTGCGGAGATCCTCGTCGACCGCGTGCGAAGGCTCATCGCACCGAAGAAGATCATGACCGAGGATTGGCTGCGTGTGATGCGGACGGCGCACAAGATTGGGATGGAGTCGACGGCGACGATGGTGATTGGTTTTGGCGAGACGATGGCGGAGCGCGTGGAGCATATGGAGCATATCCGGCGGCTTCAGGAGGAGACGGGCGGCTTCCGCGCGTTCATCACGTGGACATTTCAGCCGGGCAATACCGCACTCGGCGGGGAAAAGACTTCGAGCTGGGACTATATGCGGACGCTTGCCGTCACGCGTCTCTACATGGACAATGTCGCGCATATCCAGGGATCGTGGGTCACGCAGGGAGAGCGCATCGGACAGCTGACGCTCGGCTTTGGCGCGGACGATCTTGGGAGTATCATGCTTGAGGAGAATGTCGTGCGTGCGGCGGGAACGCGGTACAATATGTCGATTAAGAAGATGATTGATCTGATACGCGGTGCGGGCAGAGAGCCGGCGCAGCGCGACACGCGCTACCGCGTGATACGGAGGTTTTAG
- a CDS encoding DUF3290 domain-containing protein: MSFYTYDYITAHSQFNDTLWYVLSFLALAALFVMSVKHLRRRLVTRDRDLIVILFLAVAFLGGVQWNSYNAAQSDHEQTSRMVTFLHSLSEDLNVPVTQIRTNSTYLKQGMLVDVQGAFYAVTFNADFTAFQYERTHLLYRDVKIVDKED, from the coding sequence TTGTCATTCTATACATATGACTACATCACAGCGCACAGCCAGTTTAACGATACCCTGTGGTACGTCCTGTCATTCCTCGCGCTCGCAGCACTCTTCGTCATGAGCGTCAAACATCTGCGCAGACGGCTCGTCACGCGTGACCGTGATCTCATCGTCATCCTCTTCCTTGCCGTCGCATTCCTCGGCGGCGTGCAGTGGAACAGCTACAATGCGGCGCAGAGCGACCACGAGCAGACTTCGCGCATGGTGACCTTCCTCCATAGTCTCAGCGAGGATCTGAACGTGCCGGTGACACAGATCCGCACGAACTCCACCTATCTGAAGCAGGGGATGCTCGTCGATGTGCAGGGGGCGTTCTACGCCGTGACATTCAATGCGGACTTCACCGCGTTCCAGTACGAACGAACACATCTCCTGTATCGTGACGTGAAGATTGTGGACAAGGAGGACTGA
- a CDS encoding 4Fe-4S binding protein, which produces MKGELFIKEKRCKGCGICAAFCPKKVLEVSLLGKITPVRPDDCIACGQCEMRCPDFAIFVERRA; this is translated from the coding sequence ATGAAAGGTGAGCTGTTTATCAAGGAGAAGCGGTGCAAGGGCTGCGGCATCTGCGCTGCGTTCTGCCCGAAGAAGGTGCTCGAGGTGAGCCTCCTCGGCAAGATCACGCCTGTCCGTCCTGATGATTGTATCGCGTGCGGGCAGTGCGAGATGCGCTGTCCCGATTTTGCGATATTCGTGGAACGGAGGGCGTGA
- a CDS encoding winged helix-turn-helix transcriptional regulator, whose product MEHGSCVPQGTEITRTGFHYTLSLIGGKYKMAILYLLTECGVLRHNAIYRRIEGISYKTLSVMLKELAADGLVVRKEYPQVPPKVEYMLTERGRSLIPILHNMCDWGERHRGDVPASR is encoded by the coding sequence ATGGAACATGGCAGCTGTGTCCCGCAGGGGACGGAGATCACGCGGACGGGATTTCACTACACGCTGTCGCTCATCGGCGGCAAATACAAGATGGCGATCCTCTATCTGCTCACAGAATGTGGCGTGCTTCGTCACAATGCGATCTATCGCCGCATCGAGGGAATCTCGTATAAGACCCTTTCCGTCATGTTGAAGGAACTCGCGGCGGACGGTCTTGTTGTGCGGAAAGAGTATCCGCAAGTGCCGCCCAAGGTGGAGTATATGCTCACGGAACGCGGACGCTCTCTTATTCCGATTCTTCACAACATGTGCGATTGGGGCGAGCGCCACAGGGGTGATGTTCCTGCGTCACGATAG
- a CDS encoding 2-oxoacid:acceptor oxidoreductase subunit alpha, with protein MAETRARLMQGNEAVAEGAIAAGVTFFAGYPITPSTEIAEQMAKMLPKIGGTFLQMEDEIGAMGAILGASLAGAKVMDATSGPGFSLKQELIGYAACAEIPCVVVNVQRVGPSTGQPTAPSQGDVMQVRWGTHGDHPIIALSPWSVRESFDMAVMSVNYAERFRSPVILLTDEIVGHLRENVVLPSADELDIYPRRLPNKTRAEGYQPFAVGEDLVPDVARFGDGYRIHVTGLLHDETGFPSGSPVVTETMLHRLHEKINRVGEEIIHTEEYFMEDVEFAVVSYGGTARTAYEAVREARAEGIRVGFLRLKTIWPFADAAIGRLADRVKKILVAELNYGQLVGEVTRAAHGTPVRPCLKYNMLDFTPQEIAAAIREMSEEGRA; from the coding sequence ATGGCTGAGACGAGAGCGCGGCTCATGCAGGGCAACGAGGCGGTCGCCGAGGGCGCGATTGCCGCAGGTGTGACGTTCTTCGCGGGCTATCCAATCACGCCGTCGACGGAGATTGCAGAGCAAATGGCAAAAATGCTGCCGAAGATTGGCGGCACGTTTCTCCAGATGGAGGACGAGATCGGGGCGATGGGTGCCATCCTCGGCGCATCGCTCGCGGGCGCAAAGGTGATGGACGCGACGAGTGGCCCCGGTTTCTCGCTGAAACAGGAGCTGATCGGCTATGCGGCGTGCGCAGAGATTCCCTGCGTCGTGGTGAATGTGCAGCGCGTCGGTCCCTCGACGGGACAGCCGACGGCACCGTCGCAGGGCGATGTCATGCAGGTGCGCTGGGGCACGCACGGCGACCATCCGATCATTGCGCTCTCGCCGTGGAGCGTGCGCGAGTCGTTCGATATGGCGGTGATGTCGGTGAACTACGCGGAGCGCTTCCGCTCGCCCGTCATCCTTCTGACGGATGAGATTGTGGGACATCTGCGCGAGAATGTCGTCCTCCCCTCCGCTGACGAACTCGATATCTATCCGCGCCGTCTGCCGAACAAGACACGCGCCGAGGGGTATCAGCCCTTTGCCGTGGGCGAGGATCTCGTGCCCGATGTGGCGCGCTTCGGCGATGGCTACCGCATCCATGTGACGGGACTGCTCCACGACGAGACGGGCTTCCCCTCGGGCAGCCCCGTGGTGACGGAGACAATGCTCCACCGTCTACATGAAAAGATCAACCGCGTGGGCGAGGAGATCATCCACACAGAGGAGTACTTCATGGAGGATGTGGAGTTCGCCGTCGTCAGCTACGGCGGCACCGCGCGCACGGCGTACGAGGCGGTACGCGAGGCACGCGCGGAGGGCATCCGCGTCGGCTTCCTGCGCCTCAAGACCATCTGGCCGTTCGCGGATGCAGCGATCGGACGGCTCGCAGATCGCGTGAAGAAGATCCTTGTCGCGGAGCTGAACTACGGTCAACTCGTGGGCGAAGTCACGCGCGCGGCGCATGGCACGCCCGTCCGCCCCTGTCTCAAATACAATATGCTGGACTTCACCCCGCAGGAGATTGCGGCGGCAATCCGCGAAATGAGCGAGGAGGGGCGGGCATGA
- a CDS encoding thiamine pyrophosphate-dependent enzyme — MSTDMNTHVEIDRGFEQFFRQNRLPHLWCPGCGNGTALKCIAQAIEGAEGFTQDNTVIVSGIGCSSRGSGYMDFDTVHTAHGRAIPFATGIKLARPELNVIVITGDGDCTAIGGNHFLHGCRRNVDLTVILFNNNIYGMTGGQSSPTTPPGKNTTTAPYGTIDRPLDACRIAEAAGATYVARSTAFHVKHLTQMIAGGLADHGFALIEAMVHCPTAYGRKNKMGSPAAMLEWMRDAAVMKTAWDKLPPEKRTPEKFPIGLLYACEGEEYGKANAEIQRRAGGL; from the coding sequence ATGAGCACGGATATGAACACACACGTGGAGATCGACCGCGGCTTCGAGCAGTTCTTCCGTCAGAACCGCCTCCCCCATCTCTGGTGTCCGGGCTGCGGCAACGGCACGGCGCTCAAGTGCATCGCGCAGGCAATCGAGGGTGCGGAAGGATTCACACAGGACAATACCGTCATTGTCTCGGGCATCGGCTGCTCCTCACGTGGCTCAGGCTACATGGATTTCGACACAGTACATACAGCGCACGGACGTGCGATTCCATTTGCAACAGGAATCAAGCTCGCACGTCCCGAGCTGAACGTCATTGTCATTACGGGAGATGGCGATTGTACTGCCATCGGTGGTAATCACTTCCTGCACGGCTGCCGCCGCAACGTCGATCTGACGGTCATTCTCTTCAATAACAATATCTACGGCATGACGGGCGGGCAGTCCTCGCCGACCACGCCGCCGGGCAAGAACACGACGACCGCGCCCTATGGCACGATCGACCGCCCGCTTGACGCGTGCCGCATCGCCGAGGCGGCGGGCGCAACCTATGTCGCACGCTCGACCGCATTCCACGTCAAGCATCTCACGCAGATGATTGCGGGCGGGCTTGCCGACCATGGCTTTGCCCTCATCGAGGCGATGGTGCACTGCCCGACTGCCTACGGGCGCAAAAACAAGATGGGCTCACCCGCCGCAATGCTCGAATGGATGCGCGACGCCGCCGTCATGAAGACGGCGTGGGACAAGCTGCCGCCCGAGAAACGCACGCCCGAGAAATTCCCCATCGGGCTTCTCTATGCGTGCGAGGGCGAGGAGTACGGCAAGGCGAACGCTGAGATCCAGCGGCGCGCGGGAGGGCTGTGA
- a CDS encoding DUF421 domain-containing protein, whose amino-acid sequence MLIYSLMLAKLALGLLCLIVQINLLGKGNLAPNSATDQVQNYVLGGIIGGVIYNNSISIPDFLLVLIAWTMLVLILKYLKSNSAVVKGFVDGRPAVLIERGKLMVEECMRHGLLAHDIMLKLRMAGVYFVKDVKRAVLEPNGQLTVIQYGEQNARYPLILDGQLDEDILELIEKDRVWLNGELRAAGYELKDVYIGEYKDDALAVYPYESP is encoded by the coding sequence ATGCTCATCTACTCGCTCATGCTTGCAAAGCTCGCGCTCGGTCTCCTCTGTCTCATCGTGCAGATCAACCTCCTCGGCAAGGGCAACCTTGCGCCGAACTCCGCGACCGATCAGGTGCAGAACTATGTGCTCGGCGGCATCATCGGCGGCGTCATCTACAACAACAGCATCTCGATCCCCGACTTCCTGCTCGTCCTCATCGCGTGGACGATGCTCGTGCTGATCCTGAAATATCTGAAGTCGAACAGTGCCGTGGTCAAGGGCTTCGTCGACGGGCGTCCCGCCGTCCTCATCGAGCGCGGCAAACTCATGGTCGAGGAGTGCATGCGACACGGACTCCTCGCGCACGATATCATGCTGAAACTCCGCATGGCGGGGGTCTACTTCGTAAAGGACGTAAAGCGCGCCGTACTCGAACCAAACGGACAGCTCACCGTCATCCAGTACGGCGAACAGAACGCCCGCTATCCGCTCATCCTCGACGGACAGCTGGATGAGGACATCCTCGAACTCATCGAAAAGGATCGCGTCTGGCTGAACGGCGAACTGCGCGCGGCAGGGTACGAGCTGAAGGATGTCTACATCGGCGAGTACAAGGACGACGCGCTCGCAGTTTACCCGTATGAGAGTCCGTGA
- the mqnE gene encoding aminofutalosine synthase MqnE: MSDRKKARAAAERGARLTREDALALYEDNDLLALAAWARAAKERASGKNVYYTVNRHINLTNICSANCPLCAFQVEQGDTRGYIMETDDVARVLELAKNTPRLTEIHIVSALHPDRPFSYYEGVVRQVRAALPHADIKAFTPVEVVNFAKTEGTSVRDILRTLQAAGLSSLPGGGAEILSDRVRAIICPNKATRAEWLDCMRTAHELGIRTNASMMYGHIETVEERIDHLLALRELQDETGGFQAFMLFPFHPENTALGAEKKLMRVGSWEDMKMLALSRLVLDNVAHFKAFWVMLTQPIAQLALGFGADDLDGTIGEEKIIHAAGAQTQTGITRRELDAMIREAGYEPVERDTFYQPIAAGEGA, encoded by the coding sequence ATGAGTGATCGAAAGAAAGCCCGTGCCGCCGCCGAGCGCGGGGCGCGGCTGACGAGGGAGGATGCGCTCGCCCTCTATGAGGATAACGACCTCCTCGCGCTCGCCGCATGGGCGCGTGCGGCGAAGGAGCGTGCGAGCGGGAAGAACGTCTACTATACGGTGAACCGCCACATCAACCTCACGAATATATGCAGCGCGAACTGCCCTCTCTGCGCGTTCCAGGTGGAGCAGGGAGATACGCGCGGCTATATTATGGAAACGGATGATGTCGCACGCGTGCTGGAACTGGCGAAAAATACGCCGCGCCTCACGGAAATCCATATCGTGAGTGCCCTGCATCCAGATCGTCCCTTCTCCTACTACGAGGGCGTGGTGCGGCAGGTGCGTGCGGCACTTCCGCACGCGGATATCAAGGCGTTCACGCCCGTGGAGGTTGTGAACTTTGCAAAGACGGAGGGGACTTCTGTCCGCGACATTCTGCGTACGCTACAGGCGGCGGGACTGTCATCCCTCCCCGGCGGCGGCGCGGAGATCCTGTCCGACCGCGTCCGCGCAATCATTTGCCCGAACAAGGCAACGCGTGCCGAGTGGCTCGACTGTATGCGTACGGCGCACGAACTTGGCATCCGCACAAATGCGTCCATGATGTACGGGCACATCGAGACGGTGGAGGAGCGCATTGACCATCTGCTTGCTCTGCGCGAACTGCAGGATGAGACGGGCGGCTTCCAGGCGTTCATGCTCTTTCCGTTTCATCCCGAGAACACGGCTCTCGGTGCAGAGAAGAAACTCATGCGCGTCGGCTCGTGGGAGGATATGAAGATGCTTGCGCTCTCACGCCTTGTCCTCGATAATGTCGCGCATTTTAAGGCGTTCTGGGTCATGTTGACGCAGCCCATCGCACAGCTCGCGCTTGGCTTCGGCGCGGACGATCTCGACGGCACGATCGGCGAGGAGAAGATCATCCACGCAGCGGGCGCACAGACGCAGACGGGCATCACGCGGCGCGAACTCGACGCAATGATTCGCGAGGCGGGCTATGAGCCTGTGGAGCGCGACACATTTTATCAGCCGATTGCGGCGGGGGAGGGCGCATGA
- a CDS encoding 2-oxoacid:acceptor oxidoreductase family protein — MQKELRLSGSGGQGVITAAIIFAEAATACGMNVAQSQSYGPEARGGASRSEVIVSDDVIYHPHVEHPDIVLAMTQAAADKYAGDLDSEKGILIVDSELVPNVPQAAHVVAVPITTLAIEKIGKALFANIVALGAITRVSGLVPLDAVKTAVASRVPPHTVDANMQALMVGYEAAKN, encoded by the coding sequence ATGCAGAAGGAACTTCGTCTCTCAGGTTCGGGTGGGCAGGGTGTCATCACTGCCGCCATCATCTTTGCCGAGGCGGCGACCGCGTGCGGCATGAACGTCGCACAGTCGCAGTCCTACGGCCCCGAGGCGCGCGGCGGCGCATCGCGCTCGGAGGTCATCGTCAGCGACGATGTGATCTACCATCCACACGTCGAGCATCCCGACATCGTGCTCGCGATGACACAGGCAGCGGCGGACAAATATGCGGGCGACCTCGATTCCGAAAAGGGCATCCTGATCGTCGACAGCGAGTTGGTTCCGAACGTCCCACAGGCGGCACACGTCGTCGCTGTGCCCATCACGACGCTCGCGATTGAGAAGATCGGCAAGGCACTCTTTGCGAACATCGTCGCCCTCGGCGCAATCACGCGCGTCTCCGGGCTCGTCCCGCTCGACGCCGTCAAGACCGCCGTCGCAAGCCGTGTCCCGCCGCACACCGTCGACGCGAATATGCAGGCGCTCATGGTCGGCTACGAGGCGGCAAAGAACTAA
- a CDS encoding L-lactate dehydrogenase: MSVNRGKVVIIGTSNVGSAVLNKITDFQLASEIALIDLDMDRARGEALDTSHAMSSPYSTNIKVHTGTYEDCRDAAFIVITAGPSILPGETPDRLKLASTNTKIMRSIFSEIVKYTKEAMIIMITNPLDVATYVVSTEFDYPREKILGTGTMLETYRFRYILAEHYDMDPKNIHGYVLGEHGNDAFVAWSTVNCAGLGIDHLDEYFHFKNKLSRKEVEQGLIQTAYDVINLKGFTNTGIAMVACRFIKAILYNEHTILPCAAVMNGEYGMRDVALSIPRMISQDGIVRSLEVHLPEDEMEKLVRAQKSVRAALDGAGVK, from the coding sequence ATGTCAGTCAACAGGGGAAAAGTCGTCATCATCGGAACCAGCAATGTCGGCTCCGCCGTGCTCAACAAGATCACGGATTTTCAGCTCGCATCGGAGATCGCACTTATCGATCTCGATATGGATCGCGCGCGTGGCGAGGCGCTCGACACAAGTCACGCCATGTCCTCGCCGTACAGCACCAATATCAAAGTTCATACAGGCACCTATGAGGACTGCCGGGACGCGGCATTCATCGTCATCACGGCGGGTCCTTCGATCCTGCCCGGTGAGACGCCTGACCGCCTAAAGCTCGCGAGCACAAATACGAAGATCATGCGCTCCATCTTCTCTGAGATTGTGAAATACACGAAGGAAGCCATGATCATCATGATTACGAACCCGCTCGATGTCGCGACCTACGTCGTATCGACGGAGTTCGACTACCCGCGCGAGAAGATCCTCGGCACGGGCACGATGCTTGAGACCTACCGCTTCCGCTACATTCTCGCCGAGCACTACGATATGGATCCGAAGAACATCCACGGCTACGTGCTCGGGGAGCACGGCAACGACGCCTTTGTCGCATGGTCGACGGTCAACTGCGCGGGGCTTGGCATCGACCATCTCGACGAGTACTTTCACTTTAAGAACAAATTGAGCCGCAAAGAGGTCGAGCAGGGGCTCATCCAGACCGCGTACGATGTTATCAACCTCAAGGGCTTTACGAATACGGGCATCGCGATGGTTGCCTGCCGCTTCATCAAAGCGATCCTCTACAACGAGCATACAATTCTGCCCTGTGCTGCCGTTATGAATGGCGAGTATGGCATGCGGGACGTGGCGCTCTCCATCCCGCGCATGATCTCGCAGGACGGTATTGTACGCTCCCTCGAGGTACATCTGCCCGAGGACGAGATGGAGAAACTCGTACGTGCACAGAAGAGCGTCCGCGCCGCGCTCGATGGTGCCGGGGTGAAGTGA
- a CDS encoding NAD(P)H-dependent oxidoreductase, producing MEELGKQPDRYTIHRLSACYPDGRIDVEQEHRLVEAHGSLIFQFPIYWFSCPPLLKTWLDEVLTHGWAYGRNGGDKLEGRKVALAVTTGVRAEDYNIDGRYHYTLAQLLAPFETTLRYYCRADYRPFFAFYGAECVPGEEYHSGAEEIEQSARDYVRFAEALS from the coding sequence CTGGAGGAACTGGGCAAACAGCCCGATCGCTATACGATCCACAGGCTTTCCGCGTGCTATCCAGACGGTCGGATTGACGTAGAACAGGAGCATCGGCTCGTCGAGGCACACGGCAGTCTGATTTTCCAGTTCCCAATCTATTGGTTCTCCTGCCCGCCGCTGCTGAAAACATGGCTCGACGAGGTGCTGACGCACGGCTGGGCGTATGGAAGAAACGGCGGGGATAAATTGGAGGGGCGCAAGGTCGCGCTCGCGGTCACGACGGGCGTGCGCGCGGAGGATTACAACATCGACGGACGATACCACTATACGCTCGCGCAGCTGCTCGCCCCGTTTGAGACCACACTGCGATACTACTGCCGTGCCGACTATCGGCCGTTCTTCGCCTTTTACGGTGCGGAGTGCGTGCCGGGCGAGGAGTATCACTCGGGCGCAGAGGAGATCGAACAAAGTGCGCGAGACTATGTTCGCTTTGCAGAGGCGCTATCGTGA